Sequence from the Eriocheir sinensis breed Jianghai 21 chromosome 63, ASM2467909v1, whole genome shotgun sequence genome:
TACCAGTTTGTAACCAAGTGGCTCATTGTTGCATTCCCCACAAACCAATGCACATGATTTTTATTCAGCCTGTCATTCAGCTCCAACACATCTTAGCCTGAATTCTTAAACGTATGGACACCTCAGTTTGCCCATGTGAAAAGCCTCAGTTGTTCAGGTTTTCATGGATTGTTTGGtgatcctagtggtagttttacCCGACATCTTCAGCATGAATGGGAAAATCACCAATGAAAACCCTGTTAATCATATCTGCGGCCTTGGGAAAGTCAAGATGGGAGTCCTGATACATTTAAGAATACAGACCCTCATACCTTCAGTCACCAGTGAGTAGGTATGCCTCTCACCATTCACATCCATTACAGCCTTAAATATACGACTCCGCATGACCTGGTGTGTATTGCTTAGTGCTAGGACATAAGTCACTGTAACTCGCCACTCACATCATACTCAGGGCATACAGCTACTCTGGGGGATGACAATACATTTTATGGACCATGTTTTCTATTGAAGCACACTAGGAAGGGGCAGAGAGGAACCAAGAGTGCAGTGGTGGGTTGGAAGAGATATTTGGCTCAAGGGATTTGTATATACGTAATCTTTCTGGATGACGCAGCATCGACCACAGCAGCAAGCCACTCAGCGCCATGAAAGACTATTGATGTCAGTGCTCAGGTCACCTACTGCCATCACAGCATCACCTATCCTCCATGACTTAAGGAGATAATTGTCAATCACAGCAGCGAACCACCTCAACCCACTGTGACATGCCTATTGACTTCAGTGCTCAGGTCACCCACCATCACAGCAGCTCAAAGCAACCCTTCTCCATGACGGCCAACACACACATAGCAGCATCTCATACTCATTGCTCACCACCATATTAGCACCATGGTAAAAGAGTGCCAATCCTTGCAGTGCCACATAGCAGACTTGGCTGTGTCCTGTGGGTGGCGTGAAGTGTTCTCTAATGTGGTTTTGGTTCAGTGGTGAGTGGAGTAAATGGAAATGAGGCTCTATTACTTTGGTGAATGCTGTGGTGAGCGAGTGTCTAGTGTGGTAACGTGTATGTACCAAACACCCACTTTGCCGAGTCAACAGTTGAAGTACTTGCAAGATGTATCTAATTTAAGAGGGAAGTCACTTGTTGGCTGTgagaatttataataataatttttatCAGTACATATCTTTTGTTTGGCAAGAAGGGTTGAGGTTCAGCCCTTGAATAAATCTGCAAGTGTTGAGCCTCCATAACCTTGCCTAAGCATATACTGTTCCTTAGGGCAAACTGTATGCATCGTGTAGCCAGCAGTGTTCTATAAGCTCATGGGGGGCTGCAGAGGTAGCATAGCGGGGCCACGGGCGACAGGTGAGCAGCACTGTCATGTAATAGCATCATCATTCCAAGACGGTTTGTGTTCCAAAATGAATGATTTTTAATAGTGTGAAAAAATAAATCTTTTGTCAATACTCAAGTTTGATAAACAAAGACTACTGTAATGGTCCATTCATTACCAAATATGTGCTTTTACTCGGTTTCTTATGCTTGAAGTAAACGGCCTTGAACAGGGATTGATGAGAGATGTGTAACAAGCGGTTTTTTTTTGACGCCCTTGcactgcctcctctgctgtaaaaaaaggtgTTGAGGAAAGAGTTCCGAGGCCAGAGGAGGGCTCCCTAAGGCGATTGATTCTGAGGCATGTGCAAGAAGCAGTAACCAATGGGTGTGTTGATTGGCCTCACACTCAGAGCTCTTAGACAGGCAAAGAGACTATATAATCTTATGTTAGGACGTGTAAAGTTTCCTTGGGTGTCTAATATCAACACATGAATAttaaggatgagagagggagtcTTCCTCAGTGTTACTTCTTGCGCCCTGTTTGTGGAAATATTAAAAACACGACATACAAAGACGGATTTTATTGGTATGTCTTTATTGGCGGGGACGAGGGACTGCTTGGGTATTTGTGCGTCCCTCGCCGCCTCAACGCGTGCTGGAGgtgcatggcggtggtggtggtgcgtagTGGAGGGTAGCGATGTGGCAGCTCCTCGTCTCAAGTTTCTTCCAGCCGTAACACCTCAATTGAGTTTATGTAGCGGCCTTCACTGCACTTAAGACTGAGAACTGCACTGcgactcccaacacacacacacacacacacacacacactgcccccaACCTCTCAAATCATAACAAAACACAAACTCACATCAACGTATATACGATAAAtagacacacacggacacacactccacacacacactaatacataGGGACGAGGTATATGGAAAATAGCTACCAGAATGCCTATCTTTACCTATGCCTCCGTCCTACCTTGGAAATCACAGCCCGGCAGACCACGGGGATCCTTACTCACTGATAATTATAATAAGGCTGATATGTACCTTACCTGGGCGTTATGGGgcagtcggtgtgtgtgtgtaggggggaggctTGATTACTGTTTATCTGAAGGGGGGCTAGACTCTTTATATAAGGGAGCGGAGTTACCATTTTATAAGAAGGTAAAATTTAATAAGGGGGTTAGGCCATTATATATGCAAGGGCTACGTTGGCATTATATATGAAAAGATAGGTTTACCATATATTTGAAAGGGCTAGGTTACCATTTATAGAAGATAAGTGTTAGTATTTGATAAGGGGGGAAAGTTAACATCTCTATAAGTGGGCTGTTACCATTTTGTATGAGGAGATCGGCAACCATTTATTTCAGGGGGATAGGCTACCATTTATAGAAGTGTTGCTATTTAATAAGGAGGCTATGTTATCGTTTACTTAAGGGGGCTAGTAGGTTACCGTTAAATGAGGGTAGGTTGATGTTTAGGTGAAGTTAAGTAGTTTGAAAAAAGGTTAGTGGCCAGGAATCAGAACATGACACAGTATCCCTTTTTTTGACCGCCCAGGAAAGGTAAATTCTGGCCCTTGTCTATAACGTATCCGAGTGACCCCAAACACTGAACAATACCCATAAGAACGAAACGGCGCGATATAACTGAATGAATGACTAGCTACCCTTAACACACACGGCACTTCTATACTTGCCATGGGTTGACCAGAACAGGACCCTACAGCAGACCACATTCGTATGACTCAAAAACTACGAAATAACGACAAGAAACACATCAAAACAAACGAAAAGAATGGAATACTATGAAATACTGATACTATTcctggataacacacacacacacacacacacacacacacacacacacacacacgtttagtcTTCAGCGGATGGCGTCTTTATCTTCGTCAGCGCCTCCAGGAGTTCGGTGGAGTTGTGATGCtccccaaactccctctcacggTGCTCATACAGAACGCCCTGGCTGCCTGGACCCAGGAGAAACACGCCTGCAAAAGAAGGTCTTGCATGTAGTGACTGTCAACTTGGTACTCAATTCTAAGGGACTTGTAAACATTtcacgcccaagcacacatttgacaaggctttcgtaggagtgttgggcctttccaggggtagttttatggccctggtgatcGTTGACAAAGTAATATTCGTGACATGGACGTGATAAAAGACTAATGACAACCCGATTactctcctcttcggcctttggaaatagttaaggtGATGGGCGAAAGGGTCTTACTCGTATAACATCGACCTAAATGTACGTAGTTACTATATACAACTCATACGAGATTAGCGCACTACTCTATAACAGTAATTGAAGCCAGTCTGTTTTCGTTAAGTATCGTGACCATTAGTAAATCAATAGTTATGGGGGTAATATACATGAAGGTTGTACTCACTCCCCAGCAGCGATCCATCCCCCTTCAGGTTGCCCTCCACGCCCTTGTTGCTGGCACGCCGCAGGTTGCTCCATACACTCCACCGCAGCATCCCCGTCAACAGCATGCGGCGCTCCTCGGGGCCGTAGAACCTCCGCTCCACGTCAAGGAACAGCTCGCCGTCGAAGAAGTTCCTGAACTCTTCGGCGCCGAGCTCTTCGTGGAGGACAGCGTACAGGGGGACTCTCTTGGCCTCAAAGTGTTCCTTGAGGCTGGAGAGGGCCTGTGCCTCCTAGGGTAGAGAGAAGAGGTGGGCGTTAGAGGTGGGGTTTGTACGAGTAtaagcttctactactactactactactactactactactactactactactactactactactatcctttTTCAAGACTCAGAAGTTGGATTAGCATGTAAATAACTGTTTTTTCCCTATAGACCATTCAAATaacacaccaacacccagacacacccacccacacctacacccacatccTACCACCCACCCTCTACACCCACATCATAACCATACCCCAACAGTCTAACacccacaccccatcaccctaacACACCAAGGGTCAAAGGAGGCCCTGATAACACCCATAGTCACACTCTCCCTCACATCTaccacgcccccccccccgccccccccacacaccagcaccctttccccccacacaccccatctctTCCCCCAGCACACTCACCTCCCTACACAAGGATCATCCAGGCCGCCTCACAGCCATGACCACCGCCCCTCGCTCCCTCCACAGGTCCAGGCCAAGCAGGTCCTTCCCCGAGCCATCCAACCGCTTCAAGGGCGCCGCGTTAAGCCACTCTGCAACCCGAAGGAGAGACAGGTTAGTGAaaagttgattgattgatagtttattgttgcaagtaaaacaacaatggagaagggaggagcaggccatcccaacccccaggcagtagagTGGGATTATACAACTATGGATACATGTGTTAGAAGATGCAAAGTTTAGGAAGAGATGTAAATTCAAGGTAATGTCAATCACACTGTTCCATATTTAACGTTACCCCACGTCTGATAGGTAGAGGCAAGCAGTCATTGTTCTGGTAAGCATACGAGATAACATTTAAGTTGGAAAGGTTTTCTATACAAAGCACCAATGACTGAAGCGATTCTTTTACTCTATCCTCAAGTCCATTTATTCTCTATAATAACAACATATGAAATTAGCAATACAGCGATTCCTTTACTCTGTTCTCAAGTCTAATTCTCTATAATAACAACATATGAAATTAGCAATACAGCGATTCCTTTACTCTGTTCTCAAGTCTAATTCTCTATAATAACAACATATGAAATTAGCAATACAGCGATTCTTTTACTGTTCTCAAGTCTATAAGGTCGTTTTATGagacacttcgccgcccaagaacacatatttgacaaggctttcgtaggagttgtgggcatttccaggggtagttttatgaccgtggtggtagtctgacccttcctctgtaccgtgaacctaaagaaccactcataagaacccgactgaccccctctttgacctttagaaataacttaTGTGGTATGGCAAAATGTCTTGTAATGTCAGCCATGTTTTTgggtgcgtgagtgagtgcgtgtagCCAAGCTGTTGTTCATTGTTCCCCCCCACTCAGCTTGACATTAATGGAGCATGTGTGTTGGTCTGGCAGGAGCTGAGGAATTTAAATGTGTCAGTTTTATACCGGGGTCATTATAATCATATCGCGTGTGTGTCATGGAGGGaaggagcaacgttgccagattgtcgtactctgcttccaatgtttgccgatttccgaccacaaaactgctttcatcacccaaataactgcctttatATATGATTATCGTTTAAaaagttaattattggtgtttcttggcaacagttatgggccagaaacagatgaatacgcggctctgagtacgataatctggcaaccgtgggaaggaggttgaggagggcgGACATCTAACAAGTTTTATTATGTGGGTTTGTGAAGGTTTTATGTCCATGCGTGAGAATTCCATGAAGGGTGTTGAGTTTTTTGTGTgggttttatttcttgttcctgtttttatcGTGTGCGTGTTAGCAAATTGGGGGTTAATAGATTTTTGCATCGTTAAGTCGTGACGTGCATGGCGTatcgtgtgtgcgtatgtgtgtgtgtgcgtatgtgtgtgtgtgtgcgtatgtgtgtgtgtgatatttattAGACATTTTCACGCATGGAGGAGAGAATTAAGCGAGCAAGTGTTTGGTTATTTGACGTGCTATGGCGAGGGGAGGTGATTTATGGAGACTTTTAAGAGGGCAACAAAATTATCGAACACTGTGATTTATGGAGACTTTTAAGAGTGAAACAAAATTATCGAATACTGTGATTTATGGAGACTTTTAAGAGTGCAACAAAATTATCGAATATTAAGTGATAATTTGAGGGAGTGGATATTAGAAGTGATGGAGTATGCGTTTGGTTGTCAGGTGTTGTAATGAGGAGGGAAAGCAAACTGATTAGGACTTTTACGAATGCAACCAAATTATCGAATAAGCTAATGCAACCAAATTATCGAATAGGCTAATGCAACAAAATTATCGAATAGGCTAATGCAACAAAATTATCGAATAGGCTAATGCAACCAAATTATCGAATAGGCTAATGCAACCAAATTATCGTAAAGGCTAATGCAACAAAATTACCGTAAAGGCTAATGCAACAAAATTATCGAATAGGCTAATGCAACAAAATTATCGAATAGGCGAATGCAACAAAATTATCGAACAGACTAACACAACAAAATTATCGAACAGACTAACACAACAAAATTATCGAACAGACTAACACAACAAAATTATCGAACAGACTAACACAACAAAATTATCGAACAGACTAACACAACAAAATTATCGAACAGACCAAGACAACAAAATTATCGACTAGGCTATAACGTGATAATTTAAAAGAGTGGATATTAAAAGTGATAAAAAGGAATATATATTTGGTAGTTTGGTTTTTGGTTGTAATGAGAAAGTAAA
This genomic interval carries:
- the LOC126986961 gene encoding LOW QUALITY PROTEIN: peroxiredoxin-like 2A (The sequence of the model RefSeq protein was modified relative to this genomic sequence to represent the inferred CDS: substituted 1 base at 1 genomic stop codon) codes for the protein MSLSVMVGNWPWLLTGALTGFLAYCNRPLQWTSTPQRATTEWLNAAPLKRLDGSGKDLLGLDLWRERGAVVMAVRRPGXSLCREEAQALSSLKEHFEAKRVPLYAVLHEELGAEEFRNFFDGELFLDVERRFYGPEERRMLLTGMLRWSVWSNLRRASNKGVEGNLKGDGSLLGSVFLLGPGSQGVLYEHREREFGEHHNSTELLEALTKIKTPSAED